From the Catharus ustulatus isolate bCatUst1 chromosome 2, bCatUst1.pri.v2, whole genome shotgun sequence genome, the window CTGCCCACCAAGGTAAACTCCCTCATAGGGGTTATTGGGATGGGGAAAGACAGCCATTTGTCATGCCGTCTTCAACAGAATTTGCTCAAAGATTCTCAGCCCCtaactggatgatttttttaaaacgCCCCACCCTGACAGAGCTGTATCTGAGCTCTGTGCGGGGAGAGGGACAAAGACTGCGTGCACATGCATGCTTTTGTGGGACCTGCATTTGTCTACTCCCAATACTTATCTCCTTCCTTGCTACCAACACAGCTACTGGGAGATGTAGGAGGGAGGGTGAAGGTGGGAGCCAGGCTATGGTGGCTGATCAGGGACGTGGTGGCCAAGCGGGGACACGAGAGCCGAGGCAAAACACGGTGCCCTCCTGCCCCCGGGGCCGTCAGGAGGGCACGGGGGCTGCGCCGGGGCTGGCCCGCCTTGTGCGTGGAGGCAGACACCGGGGTGAGAGAAGCACAAGGAGATGCCGCTTCACAGGGAGATAAGCCCCGCTGCACATCCTTCCTTCGGGATGCGACGGGACCGCAGGTGCGAGGGTGTGCAGGGCCGGCTGTCTTGTCCCCACGCCGCGGGCTGGGCGGATGCTCAGTCCCGGCAGAAAACATACTCGGTGTAGCTGGTCCAGATCTTGTCATCGGCAGGACCGCCCTGCTCGGGGGCGAAGGCGCAGGTACCGGTGGAGGAGCAGGCGGCCATGCGGAAGCCGGCCTCGGAGAGTCGGTCGAAGGCTTGCTCGAGGAAGTTGAACTTGAGGTAGTAGCGGGCAGTGTAGCGCTCGGGAGGGCGGTCGGGGTCGCGGCTCTCGTTCAGGGTCTCCCCGAAGACCTCTTTGGCCAGCGCCGTCTTGCCGCAGACAGTGATGCGGGCAACCCGCCGGAATTTGGCATCAGCCTGCGCCTCCCGCCCGATGGTGTAGGAGCCCCGGTAGCCGATGGTGATGTAGCCCgagcgccgcccgcccgccccgtcCAGCGACTGCGAAGGCGTGAGCAGCGGCCCCCCCGACGGGCTGCGGCTGGCGGTGGGCGACGGGGCGGACGCcacggccccgccgcctccttCCAGCGGCTCGGCCTCCAGGTAGCCcaggagcggcggcggcggctcctcgGCGCAGACGGAGCCGTCGCGGTGcagggcggcggggcgggcggcggccaCACGGGTCTGCGCCAGGCGCCGCGCCAGGTCCGGCAGCTGGAAGTACTCAGCCTCCCGCTGGAGGCGGCTGCGCTCGGGAAAGTGCTcgggcagcaccagctgcaggtcCCGCAAGTAGTCCAGGATGTAGCGGAAGAGAAGCCGTCGCGGTCGAGGAAGAAGCGGCCCTTGCTGTCCCGGGGCAGTTCGCTGGGCTGCTGCTGCGAGAACATGCGCCAGAGCAGCGAGTCGCGCACCGAGACCACGGTGCAGCGTCGCGTCACGTACACCTGCCCGCCCACGTTCAGCTCCACGATCTCCGGGAAGGACGACCAGCCGCCCGTcgccgccgcggccgccccgctgcccggCGCCCCGCTCCCTGCCGCGGGCGACACGCCGCCCCCGTTGGGCAGCCCGCGGGCGCTGTCCGCCAGGGCCATACCGGAGCGAGCCCGCCGGAGCCCAcgcccttcctcctcctcctcctcttcctccggCCGCCTGGGCTacggcggggccgccgccctCGGGGGAGCGCGCAGCCCTGCGCTGCTGCCCGCCGGAGCCTCCCGCCCCGTCTGGCGCGGAGCCCGCTGCCGCTGCGCTCCCCGCGGCCGCTCCTCTGCCCGCTGCCGGACGAGCTCCTCCGTCGGGCTGGATCAGAGAGCCCCGGCGCCGGCGGCAGGGCCGTGTTTATGTAGCGCGGCCGCACCTCGCGGGAGGCGTGGGAGGCTGGcgggaggcagagctgagcgcacggggaggagaaggggacGGCCCTGCACTGACGCAGGGTCCCCTGTCGTCGTCCgtccccccttcccccccccaccccggtCCTCCTTCCCCGGTCGCGCTGGGGACCCTCTGCCCGCCCGGTGCGCGCCCGCCGGGCTCCCGTCGCCGTGGGCGAGCACCACGGTGTGCGTCCAGCGGGGATAAAACCTTGTGGGTCccgccccccagcccctctgagcgAGGCTAAGGCTCCAGCTCGCTCCTCAGTTTCTCCGAGGCGTCTCGGTTTTCGCAGGCAAGAAGAGCCCTCTGTTTGCCCTGAGGTGCtggaatgctgctgctctgccgAAGGCGCTGTGCTGTACCCTGCTAGGCTTCCTAAGGCTTGTCCCAGCCCTCTCCAAACGAGAACCCCGGCGAGATaccgtgtcccctccc encodes:
- the KCTD12 gene encoding LOW QUALITY PROTEIN: BTB/POZ domain-containing protein KCTD12 (The sequence of the model RefSeq protein was modified relative to this genomic sequence to represent the inferred CDS: inserted 1 base in 1 codon), whose protein sequence is MALADSARGLPNGGGVSPAAGSGAPGSGAAAAATGGWSSFPEIVELNVGGQVYVTRRCTVVSVRDSLLWRMFSQQQPSELPRDSKGRFFLDRDGFXFRYILDYLRDLQLVLPEHFPERSRLQREAEYFQLPDLARRLAQTRVAAARPAALHRDGSVCAEEPPPPLLGYLEAEPLEGGGGAVASAPSPTASRSPSGGPLLTPSQSLDGAGGRRSGYITIGYRGSYTIGREAQADAKFRRVARITVCGKTALAKEVFGETLNESRDPDRPPERYTARYYLKFNFLEQAFDRLSEAGFRMAACSSTGTCAFAPEQGGPADDKIWTSYTEYVFCRD